A DNA window from Thermogemmata fonticola contains the following coding sequences:
- the trpE gene encoding anthranilate synthase component I — MRYYPPLEVFAELAQQYTMVPVYRQLTGDTLTPVTAFGRLAEGEWSFLFESVVGGERVGRYSFLGSGPFLRFEAYERRVRWQGNEGEGGEEVCADPLRRLEEMWSRYRGPHLPELPRFCGGIVGYAGYDTVRYVERLPQPPPDDRGLPDLSFGFYDRMVIFDHVDKTVRVVAHARIEPGMAASRAALEAAYARAGEQVDCLVERLQQVRLDWPLRDIAPRSAEGGGGGLPPRVRSNFTPKQFAAAVEKARAYIHAGDAFQIVLSQRFEAATTARPFDIYRALRVVSPSPFMFYLRCGPATLIGASPEIMCRVESGLITSRPLAGTRRRGRTPQEDQALAEELRRDPKERAEHIMLVDLARNDVGRVAEIGSVQLSDLLAVEYYSHVMHLSSTVTGRLRPGLTAFDALRASLPAGTLSGAPKVRAMEIIDELEPHRRGPYGGAVGYVDFSGNMDTCIALRTMVLLGSTAYVQAGAGIVADSQPELEYQETVNKARALLRAIEVAETQL, encoded by the coding sequence ATGCGTTATTATCCGCCGCTGGAGGTGTTCGCCGAGCTGGCCCAGCAGTACACCATGGTGCCAGTGTATCGTCAGTTGACGGGGGATACGCTCACGCCGGTGACGGCCTTTGGCCGGTTGGCGGAGGGGGAGTGGTCGTTCCTCTTCGAGAGCGTGGTCGGCGGGGAGCGGGTGGGACGATACAGCTTTTTGGGCAGCGGACCGTTTTTGCGCTTTGAGGCGTATGAGCGGCGGGTGCGCTGGCAGGGGAACGAAGGGGAAGGGGGCGAAGAGGTGTGCGCGGACCCCTTGCGGCGGCTGGAGGAGATGTGGTCGCGCTATCGCGGTCCGCACCTGCCGGAGTTGCCCCGGTTTTGCGGCGGGATCGTCGGCTATGCCGGTTATGACACCGTGCGCTATGTGGAACGCCTGCCGCAGCCTCCGCCAGATGATCGCGGCCTGCCGGACCTGTCCTTCGGCTTCTACGACCGCATGGTCATTTTCGACCACGTGGACAAGACGGTGCGGGTGGTGGCCCACGCCCGGATCGAGCCGGGGATGGCAGCTTCGCGTGCGGCCCTGGAGGCGGCTTATGCCCGCGCCGGCGAACAGGTGGACTGCCTGGTGGAGCGCCTGCAACAGGTCCGGCTGGATTGGCCGCTCCGGGACATCGCCCCGCGCAGTGCCGAAGGAGGAGGAGGGGGGCTGCCCCCCCGCGTCCGCTCGAACTTCACGCCGAAGCAGTTTGCCGCAGCGGTGGAAAAAGCCCGTGCCTACATCCATGCCGGCGATGCCTTCCAAATCGTGCTCAGCCAGCGCTTCGAGGCGGCGACCACGGCCCGCCCCTTCGACATCTACCGCGCCCTGCGCGTGGTCAGCCCTTCCCCCTTCATGTTCTATCTGCGCTGCGGGCCGGCCACGCTCATCGGGGCGTCGCCGGAGATCATGTGCCGGGTGGAAAGCGGCCTGATCACCAGCCGCCCTCTGGCGGGAACCCGCCGCCGCGGACGCACGCCCCAGGAAGACCAGGCCCTGGCCGAAGAACTGCGCCGCGATCCCAAGGAACGGGCGGAACATATCATGCTCGTCGATCTGGCCCGCAACGATGTCGGCCGCGTCGCCGAGATCGGTTCCGTCCAGTTGAGCGACCTGCTGGCCGTCGAGTATTACAGCCATGTCATGCATCTGTCGAGCACGGTGACGGGGCGTTTGCGGCCCGGCCTGACGGCCTTCGACGCCCTGCGCGCCAGCCTGCCCGCCGGCACTCTCAGCGGCGCCCCCAAAGTCCGCGCCATGGAGATCATCGACGAACTCGAACCCCACCGCCGCGGTCCTTACGGCGGGGCCGTCGGCTATGTGGACTTCAGCGGCAACATGGACACCTGCATCGCGCTGCGCACGATGGTTCTGCTTGGTTCCACCGCCTACGTCCAAGCCGGGGCCGGCATCGTCGCCGACAGTCAGCCGGAGCTGGAATACCAGGAGACGGTGAACAAAGCCCGCGCCCTGCTCCGCGCCATCGAAGTTGCGGAAACGCAATTGTGA
- a CDS encoding ThuA domain-containing protein, with amino-acid sequence MRRRTFAFGMLAAGFSLAVLAACQADQDAPRLDGAASSGTRAAKRLLLVTHSGGFIHASVATAEEVLKQIGPAHGFEVTCWRFTGDPESKVKDKSGRERSALEVYAERFRGSTRLPVEREHCGRINKQTLKNFDVVLFFTTGNPVTKEELNDLREWVRAGGALAGTHCATDTLYTESVYGDLIGAYFRGHPPGLQKIRIRVEDPKHPAAAAFTDGEEFQDEMYVFRDQPFSRDRLHIILSIDPASFNPGKNLTRADNDYAISWCRREGQGRVFYTSFGHDPKVWKDPRFQKHLLGGLQWAVGLLPGDDTPSSKLKR; translated from the coding sequence ATGCGTCGCCGAACCTTCGCCTTCGGAATGCTGGCTGCCGGTTTCTCCCTGGCGGTCCTGGCGGCTTGCCAGGCGGATCAGGATGCGCCCCGCCTCGACGGGGCCGCCTCCAGCGGCACCCGTGCCGCTAAACGCCTGCTCCTGGTCACCCATAGCGGCGGCTTCATCCACGCTTCCGTCGCCACCGCTGAGGAAGTCCTCAAACAGATCGGACCGGCCCACGGCTTCGAGGTCACCTGCTGGCGCTTCACCGGCGACCCGGAAAGCAAAGTCAAAGACAAAAGCGGCCGCGAACGCTCCGCCCTGGAAGTCTACGCCGAACGCTTCCGCGGCAGCACCCGCCTTCCCGTCGAACGCGAACACTGCGGACGCATCAACAAGCAGACCCTCAAAAACTTCGACGTCGTCCTCTTCTTCACCACGGGCAACCCGGTCACCAAAGAAGAGCTGAACGACCTGCGGGAATGGGTCCGCGCCGGCGGCGCCCTGGCGGGCACCCACTGCGCCACCGACACCCTCTACACGGAATCGGTCTATGGCGACCTCATCGGCGCCTATTTCCGCGGCCATCCGCCGGGACTCCAAAAAATCCGCATCCGGGTCGAGGACCCCAAGCATCCCGCCGCCGCCGCCTTCACCGACGGTGAAGAGTTCCAGGATGAAATGTACGTCTTCCGCGATCAGCCCTTCAGCCGGGACCGCCTCCACATCATCCTGAGCATCGACCCGGCGTCGTTCAACCCCGGCAAAAACCTGACCCGTGCCGACAACGATTACGCCATCTCCTGGTGCCGCCGGGAAGGGCAAGGGCGCGTCTTTTATACCTCCTTCGGCCACGATCCGAAAGTGTGGAAGGACCCCCGCTTCCAGAAGCATTTGCTCGGCGGCTTGCAGTGGGCGGTCGGCCTGCTCCCCGGCGACGACACCCCCAGCAGCAAACTCAAGCGCTGA
- a CDS encoding FG-GAP repeat domain-containing protein encodes MADVAASNGGQTLPSSGRRGWRVLLVWTVAVLLPGAGAVAWPYLGPAEVEVCSSPVSHFPAAEWPYDKQILGAAPRFRPRITHVRLVDLDQDGRMDILACDAQRKRLYWYRQTDRRQWQEIPVGPELNVPAGLAVVDLDGDGDRDIVAAVLGSVLPSDERIGQVVWLENRGGTFVPHVLLDHVRRVADVQAGDFTGEGRPDLAVAVYGYHHGELLWLENLGGGRFREHLLLATQGPSHVPVADFTGEGRLDIAALVSQDHEEVWLWENRGSGEFAPRRIFHTLNFDLGSASLRAADLDEDGRPDLLLCAGDNLEINHHYPQPWHGCYWLRNGGRGGEFTVQRLAAVGGVYGAAVADLTGDGRPDVVLACMFNDWHRAGAASLVLLENRGGEFLPRTLDTHPIHLAVLDAGDLDGDGQADLVAGSLHLDDLAPERWGRLTLWLRRPR; translated from the coding sequence ATGGCTGACGTTGCAGCATCGAACGGCGGCCAGACTCTGCCTTCCTCCGGCCGACGAGGCTGGCGCGTGCTGCTGGTGTGGACTGTGGCGGTGTTGCTGCCCGGCGCGGGGGCGGTGGCCTGGCCGTATTTGGGACCGGCGGAGGTGGAAGTGTGCTCCAGTCCGGTGTCGCATTTTCCCGCGGCGGAATGGCCCTACGACAAACAGATTTTGGGAGCGGCCCCCCGCTTCCGCCCGCGCATCACCCACGTGCGTCTCGTGGACCTGGACCAGGATGGCCGGATGGACATCCTCGCCTGCGACGCCCAGCGGAAGCGGCTCTACTGGTACCGGCAGACAGACCGGCGGCAGTGGCAGGAAATCCCGGTGGGACCGGAATTGAACGTGCCGGCGGGGCTGGCCGTGGTCGATCTGGATGGCGACGGCGACCGGGACATCGTGGCCGCCGTACTTGGAAGTGTACTGCCGAGCGATGAGCGCATCGGGCAGGTCGTGTGGCTGGAGAACCGGGGCGGCACGTTTGTGCCCCACGTGCTGCTCGATCACGTCCGGCGGGTGGCGGATGTGCAAGCGGGGGACTTCACCGGGGAGGGCCGGCCCGATCTGGCGGTGGCGGTGTACGGCTACCATCACGGCGAGCTATTGTGGTTGGAGAACCTGGGGGGCGGGCGCTTCCGGGAGCATCTGTTGCTGGCGACGCAGGGGCCGTCGCACGTGCCGGTGGCGGACTTCACCGGAGAGGGCCGGCTGGACATCGCCGCTCTGGTGTCCCAGGACCACGAGGAAGTGTGGCTGTGGGAGAACCGGGGCAGCGGAGAGTTTGCCCCGCGGCGCATTTTCCACACGCTCAATTTTGACCTAGGCAGTGCCAGCCTGCGTGCAGCGGACCTGGATGAGGATGGCCGCCCGGACCTGCTCTTGTGCGCGGGAGACAATTTGGAGATCAACCATCACTATCCGCAACCCTGGCATGGGTGTTACTGGCTGCGCAACGGCGGAAGGGGCGGGGAGTTCACGGTCCAGCGGCTGGCTGCGGTCGGCGGCGTCTACGGAGCGGCAGTGGCGGACCTGACCGGCGATGGACGGCCCGACGTCGTCCTCGCCTGCATGTTCAACGACTGGCACCGGGCGGGTGCGGCCAGTCTGGTGCTGTTAGAGAACCGCGGCGGCGAGTTCCTGCCCCGCACGCTCGACACCCATCCGATCCACCTGGCTGTGCTCGATGCCGGTGACCTGGACGGGGATGGCCAAGCCGACCTGGTCGCCGGCAGTTTGCATTTGGACGACCTGGCGCCGGAACGCTGGGGACGGCTCACCCTCTGGCTGCGCCGCCCGCGCTAG
- the nusG gene encoding transcription termination/antitermination protein NusG: protein MIPTEGPKLVELVRAVERWAALRTAARWEKSLAQALEQAGVPVFLPLLTRWTSSQGRRRESLVPLFSGYLFVSEPDFLGNPRVLAVTRRKVAQVLRPPDPRRLQTELLDLAQLLSERRLVQERLIAQVGDVVRILGGPLQGFLGRVVRLKPNRWALVLEISFLGLRLEAEVDERWVEKVD from the coding sequence ATGATTCCCACCGAAGGTCCGAAACTGGTGGAATTGGTTCGCGCGGTGGAACGCTGGGCCGCCCTGCGCACGGCGGCACGGTGGGAGAAATCCTTGGCCCAGGCCCTCGAACAGGCGGGCGTGCCCGTGTTCCTCCCCCTGCTGACCCGCTGGACTAGCTCCCAAGGCCGACGGCGCGAAAGCCTCGTCCCGCTCTTCAGTGGCTACCTTTTTGTGTCCGAGCCGGACTTCCTCGGCAATCCGCGCGTCCTGGCCGTCACTAGACGCAAGGTGGCCCAAGTGTTGCGCCCCCCGGACCCCCGCCGCTTGCAGACCGAACTGCTCGACCTGGCCCAGTTGCTGAGTGAACGCCGCCTGGTCCAAGAACGGCTCATCGCCCAAGTCGGGGATGTGGTCCGCATCCTCGGCGGGCCGCTGCAAGGATTCCTCGGCCGCGTCGTCCGCCTCAAACCGAATCGCTGGGCCTTAGTCCTGGAGATTTCCTTCCTGGGGCTGCGCCTGGAAGCGGAGGTTGACGAACGCTGGGTGGAAAAGGTGGATTGA
- a CDS encoding tetratricopeptide repeat protein, with protein MFVTVTCEEPAMPARPLLARLERLGTLLLLLELAAAALVLYRRQVQPPPPVPDLAALEPLTRTELEAQIARCRFGTRWWNLLSWRDAAAWQQLGEQYLALGYFPEAEACLRQALTWDRHQADAAFRHAFALERLGRIDEAIAGYEEALRRGHKRRADIHYSIGKNHLRAERREAAQAAFQAAGDLAAARYELALLAAEAGQGEQARTLAEQLAQEHPQAYHPAALLHRLAVWQNDRAAAGRWADAFEARPHPLPSPFDTEFDWVVRTANSLGRDRRFRDAGRLYHAGQLAEAERLLRQTLEAAWSPEAADRLADTLALQRRLAEAREVLQDMLARDGPTWELLWRLGQAEADLGRRAEAEAYWQRAVTLATGPAAAELYRDLSQWYQASQPQRARHYQARAALAEGIGQLDQGQAAAALRFLEDAVKADPELAPAWFFLGQARRRLGQTAAARQAYEQCLRLQPHHGRAAAALALLPPP; from the coding sequence GTGTTCGTCACCGTGACCTGCGAGGAACCTGCCATGCCGGCCCGCCCGCTTCTGGCCCGTTTGGAACGCCTCGGCACCTTGCTGCTGTTGCTGGAGCTGGCCGCCGCTGCGCTCGTCCTGTACCGCCGACAGGTTCAGCCCCCGCCGCCCGTCCCGGACCTCGCCGCCCTCGAACCGCTGACACGGACTGAGCTGGAAGCGCAGATCGCCCGCTGCCGTTTCGGGACGAGGTGGTGGAACCTTCTTTCCTGGCGGGACGCCGCTGCCTGGCAACAGCTCGGCGAGCAGTACCTGGCCCTGGGCTACTTTCCCGAAGCGGAAGCCTGCCTGCGCCAGGCGTTGACATGGGACCGTCATCAGGCCGATGCGGCCTTCCGCCATGCTTTCGCTCTGGAACGTCTGGGGCGGATCGACGAGGCCATCGCGGGGTACGAGGAGGCCCTGCGGCGAGGCCACAAGCGTCGGGCGGACATTCACTATTCCATCGGCAAAAATCACCTGCGGGCGGAGCGCCGGGAAGCAGCCCAAGCGGCATTCCAGGCGGCGGGGGACCTGGCGGCCGCCCGCTACGAGCTGGCCCTGCTCGCCGCCGAGGCCGGACAGGGGGAACAGGCTCGCACGCTGGCCGAACAACTGGCCCAGGAGCACCCCCAGGCGTATCACCCCGCCGCCCTGCTCCACCGCCTGGCCGTCTGGCAGAACGATCGCGCCGCTGCCGGACGCTGGGCCGACGCCTTCGAGGCGCGCCCCCACCCTCTCCCTTCCCCCTTCGACACCGAGTTCGACTGGGTCGTCCGCACCGCCAACAGTCTGGGGCGCGACCGGCGCTTCCGCGATGCCGGCCGGCTGTACCACGCCGGCCAACTGGCCGAAGCCGAGCGGCTGCTGCGCCAGACCCTGGAGGCCGCCTGGAGTCCGGAGGCGGCCGACCGCCTGGCGGATACGCTCGCCCTGCAACGCCGCCTGGCCGAAGCCCGCGAGGTGCTCCAGGACATGCTGGCGCGGGACGGGCCGACCTGGGAGCTGCTCTGGCGGCTGGGCCAAGCGGAAGCGGACCTGGGCCGGCGGGCGGAAGCCGAGGCCTACTGGCAGCGGGCCGTCACTTTGGCCACCGGTCCTGCCGCAGCGGAACTGTACCGCGATCTGAGCCAGTGGTATCAGGCGTCCCAGCCCCAGCGGGCCAGGCACTATCAGGCGCGGGCCGCTTTGGCGGAGGGGATCGGCCAGTTGGATCAGGGCCAGGCGGCGGCAGCCCTCCGCTTCCTCGAAGACGCTGTGAAGGCGGACCCGGAGCTGGCGCCGGCCTGGTTTTTCCTGGGTCAAGCTCGGCGCCGGCTCGGCCAGACCGCCGCCGCCCGCCAGGCCTACGAGCAGTGCCTGCGCTTGCAGCCGCATCATGGCCGCGCTGCTGCCGCTTTAGCCCTGCTGCCGCCGCCTTGA